A genomic window from Coccinella septempunctata chromosome 9, icCocSept1.1, whole genome shotgun sequence includes:
- the LOC123320772 gene encoding protein ILRUN, with product MEMDDNDATSAMEVEQTLLHQFSCLGTTDRDDLVNQLQRLLGKDINYSTASFFLDMNNWNLQGAICSYLDAESQCPLPRMTLISEPESSTRKILEPHTKFEHVWTISNTGSDKWPPGCYAEQCQPPVGLNRPGRIQVPCLTPGSSYRLVVDFVAPEKSAIYQSKWRLCVSDGTYFGETMWVIVEVDEERTSRLAKELEALRSLGNRIVDSSDCPNPFDVNNKQGL from the exons ATGGAGATGGATGATAATGATGCTACCTCAGCGATGGAGGTGGAGCAGACACTTCTGCATCAGTTTAGTTGCCTGGGAACAACTGATCGCGACGACTTGGTGAATCAACTGCAGAGGCTTTTAG GCAAGGATATCAACTATTCGACTGCATCGTTTTTCTTGGACATGAACAACTGGAACTTACAAGGCGCCATCTGTTCGTATCTGGACGCAGAATCGCAGTGTCCGCTACCGCGCATGACCCTGATCAGCGAACCAGAGAGCAGCACCAGAAAGATACTAGAACCCCACACCAAGTTCGAACATGTTTGGACGATAAGCAATACTGGATCAGATAAATGGCCGCCGGGTTGCTACGCCGAGCAGTGTCAACCGCCAGTTGGATTGAATCGCCCGGGAAGGATACAGGTGCCTTGTTTGACGCCCGGTTCAAGTTATCGTTTAGTGGTGGACTTTGTCGCCCCCGAAAAGTCCGCTATTTATCAGTCGAAGTGGAGGTTGTGCGTATCAGACGGCACGTATTTTGGGGAAACGATGTGGGTGATTGTCGAGGTGGATGAGGAACGCACGTCCAGACTAGCTAAAGAACTGGAAGCGTTGAGGTCTTTGGGTAACAGGATAGTTGACTCTTCGGACTGCCCGAATCCCTTCGATGTGAACAATAAACAAGGACTGTGA